In a genomic window of Thermogemmatispora onikobensis:
- a CDS encoding lipid II:glycine glycyltransferase FemX — protein MEARIISDRQQWNDFVAASVCCNITQSYEWGQLAPHLGAEALYTGVVDDQGQLCAAMLVLVSRLPVLGTYFYAPRGPVIDDPSSPALGQLLDFVRQEARRRGAFMLKVEPSVPDGDERWLAALRSHGFRRTPYAMHIRHEWVLDIRPDEQALLANMKEKWRYNIRLAARKGVSVRRGEGPADLDTFYRLYRITSERDRFFIHEKPHYEDILRLYSEGDRAALFLAEYEGQAIAGLIALRFGRWSWYMYGASSNEHRNRMPNHLLQWTAIRWAKEHGCWYYNFRGIPDILEEGQELWGVYVFKQGFGGYPLRFLETHDLAYKPLVYQTYRRLLDLKRWRDQQQRSRLERQQQTQPTASAREQSAREQRSAGAGAKQEEVALPGLSQQG, from the coding sequence ATGGAAGCGCGCATTATCAGTGACCGGCAGCAGTGGAATGACTTTGTCGCTGCCTCGGTTTGCTGCAACATTACCCAGTCCTATGAATGGGGGCAGCTGGCCCCGCACCTTGGTGCCGAAGCCCTCTACACTGGCGTTGTCGATGATCAGGGGCAGCTCTGTGCCGCCATGCTTGTTCTCGTCTCGCGCCTGCCGGTGCTGGGAACCTACTTTTACGCGCCGCGTGGGCCAGTTATTGATGATCCCAGCTCGCCCGCGCTGGGTCAGCTTCTGGATTTCGTGCGCCAGGAAGCCCGGCGGCGCGGCGCCTTTATGCTCAAAGTAGAGCCGAGCGTGCCCGATGGTGATGAGCGCTGGCTGGCCGCCTTGCGCAGTCACGGCTTCCGCCGCACGCCCTACGCCATGCACATCCGACACGAGTGGGTGCTGGACATCCGGCCCGACGAGCAGGCCCTTCTGGCCAACATGAAAGAGAAGTGGCGCTACAACATTCGCCTGGCGGCGCGCAAAGGTGTCAGCGTACGACGGGGCGAAGGGCCAGCAGACCTTGATACCTTTTACCGTCTCTACCGCATCACCAGCGAGCGCGATCGCTTCTTCATCCACGAGAAGCCCCACTACGAGGACATCTTGCGCCTCTACAGCGAAGGCGACCGCGCTGCACTCTTTCTCGCCGAATATGAAGGGCAGGCCATTGCCGGTCTCATCGCCTTGCGCTTCGGTCGCTGGAGCTGGTATATGTACGGCGCCTCCTCCAACGAGCACCGCAATCGGATGCCCAACCACCTGCTCCAATGGACTGCCATCCGCTGGGCCAAAGAGCACGGCTGCTGGTACTACAACTTCCGCGGCATTCCCGATATTCTGGAGGAAGGGCAAGAGCTGTGGGGGGTCTACGTCTTCAAGCAAGGCTTCGGTGGCTATCCCTTGCGCTTCCTGGAGACCCACGACCTTGCCTACAAGCCGCTCGTCTATCAGACCTACCGTCGCCTGCTGGATCTGAAGCGCTGGCGCGATCAGCAGCAGCGGAGCCGCTTAGAGCGTCAGCAGCAGACTCAGCCGACGGCCAGCGCGCGCGAGCAGTCAGCCCGGGAGCAGCGTTCAGCCGGAGCTGGCGCCAAACAGGAGGAAGTAGCCCTGCCCGGCCTCTCCCAGCAGGGCTAG